DNA sequence from the Oreochromis niloticus isolate F11D_XX linkage group LG8, O_niloticus_UMD_NMBU, whole genome shotgun sequence genome:
AGGGCATGCTCCAATCTGTTTAAGGGAGCTCTGACTTTCCAAAGGGCTTTATTCTCCCCCCCCCTTACAAGTGAGATCAACATAATTACTTTGATGGACTGCCTAATCTAGAAGAATCTGTCTCAACTTATTGCATTGAAGTGAGGACGCGCtctctggagtgatgaatcGTGCTTCTCTATCTGGTAATCAGATAgatgagtctgggtttggcaGTATCCAAGGAGAAcagtacttgtctgactgcactgtgccaagtgtaaagtttggtggagggaGTTGGCTGAGTCCAACTGTTTCCGCAGTTGGACTCagccagtgaaaggaactcttaaaGCTTAGCCAAGACATTTTGGGCACTTCCATGGTCCTAACTTTGTGGGAACAATTTGGGGatggccccttcctgttccatCATGACTGCACCAATTCATAAAACAAAGCCCACAAACACATGGATGAGAGaatttggtgtggaagaactagACTAGCCTGCACAGATTCCTGACCTCAACCTTTGACCTTTGGAATTAATTATACTGGAGACTGgagctgttatagctgcaaagagTGGGACAACATCATGAGATGTCATTCAAGTTTTGGCAATATAACATATGGTGAAGAATGTTTTAGTTCCAGAACGTTTTCAGTTTTGATGCTACCTtcaaaaaaatgaacatttccCTCTTGTTTGTGTGACTTTTTTTCTCTAAAACCCGGTTGCTCGTTTTCTGGTTGTGGGTGGCGCTGTCCCgttttcatgtttcatgctAAAAAACAATTTCAACCCAATTTCAGAATTATTTTAATGCTGCTTTCCTGGCAGATGTGAGCACAACCCTCTGGTTGTATACCTAGATTTATGTTTAGCTAATGGCCTCAAATTTGTGGTCATGTAGCCAAGATTTCTAGTTAAAGTCTAAGTGTGTGGTGGAAGTTTTGATAGAAAATTAGGttcacaaataaaaaacatgataTCACTAATTAAACTGCTGCACTTCTGCTGATAAGAAGACAAACTGGAGGATTGTGGTGCGACTGTAACCCTCACTGTGCCTCGTACTGCTTCTGATACTGAGGTAAAAGCATCCCGAACAATGACCCTTCATCTACCATTTTTGTTCCATCTTTGAGATAGGCTGGCCAGCTTTGTGTGTTAGCCTTCTTACATGTGCTATCAGATATGAAATATCGCTTAACTgggacattttccttttttcttttaagccaTAGACCTCAAAACATTGATACTATTTGTTTTGACTGGTAAgataataattaggattaattaGCTACACACCTAAACTCCTTAATGTTCGATGGAAACATGTGGCCAAAAAGTGTTGGCTAGCTAGAACACTAGAGTGGATGCTATTCGACTTAGGAAGGAAAACAGCCGAGTCAAAACAAGCAGTGTGAGGCTAACAGGTATGTGGGGGTTGTGGGTATTACCTGTTCCACAGCATGTAAGCAGGTACAAAGCTGAGCCTGTAAACTGAGGACTGATTCCAACGGCAGCCGGTGTAGTAGCTGGAGTTGGTGCAGTGACAGATGAGGATTATCTCCGCTTCTTAAGCTCTCCAGCGCCTCCTGCAGGAGAGTAGCTTGTCTCTGCGCCTCCTCCTCAGCCTGCCTGGCTCTTTCTGCTTCCACGGCTAACCGCGTTGCATGGGCACGTGACTCCTCTGCATCCGCTTTCAGTGCCGCAAACGACTGCGAGAAAAAGCAGGCGGAACAAATGACGTGCAGCCCAAACTGGGATTCGTTTCTTCCATTTCTGCAGGTCACGGCACACAAACTGCTGTTTCAGGGACACGCTCGCATTTGCATGCCCCACTACCTACCTACCTGAGCTGTGTGTCTCCAGCTGTGACCCCAGTGCTTCAGTGTCCTGTGAGCTTCCTCCAGCTCCTGTTTGAGCCTGGAGGTCTCTGCACAGGgagcagagggcagcagggtAGGAGGTGTACCAGGAGACCCCTGGCCTGATGGGAAATGCTCCCAGATATTAGTACTCATACCATTCAGACCTAcgaagaaacaaataaataagcaaaATATGTTCTGTATGAGACTATTTGATAATTTAAACAGGAATCTACAGACCTAAAGAGCTATGAGATGGTCCCAGGAAgctgctctctgattggccaGGTTGGGACAGATGAGTAGAGAAGAACGGTGAAGCATGCGGCCTGACTGGGGGAGATGGTGAAGGTGAGCTAAAAGCAGCGGAGCTGCTAAAAGACCCTGGGATGTTCACTGGGGCAGAACTCTGAAGCTGGCTACCTCCTGTGCAGgcaaggagagagaaaaaaagaattatttTTACATACATGTGCATAATATTTGATGTCGGACAGATATTCACATGTCGATAATTCTATGTGTGTTCATGCTTTCAAATACCCAGCATGACTCCCACACTGGGCAGGGCGGAGCTGCTCTCCAAGCTTCTCTCCAACGCCGACACACCAAAGTCATTCAGGTCGAGATCATCCAGGGCTGATTCTGTAACACATAAAACACCACAACTTACATATCTACTGTCACAACTGCGAGATAtgaggattttctttttttcacttttactcacCAACAACTGATTCCACCGTTTCACTAGTCGGGTAAAAGGGCAAGGCATTAGCATTCATTCCAGAGGATATGCTGGATCCTGGGGGTCCAAGAGGAGCAGGGCTAGGCGGTGTGGCTGCCAGACTAGAGGGGATACTGGAGGACAGACTCAAAGGGCTGCCAACTGGCAAAAACACCTGAAGGTCCTTatgaagaaaaagtaaaaataaaataaaataaaataaaaaataaacggTTTTGTTACTTTATTTATGTCCTTCACACAAAAGCATTAACAAATATATAAGcaagaaaatacatttcaaaatgtttGATCGTAttagaaaacaagaaaacctGTTTGTTCTGAGTTGATGCTAGTTCTCTGTGTCGCTGCTCTAGAGCAAAACCCCTTTGCTTGGCCTGAAAAATAGCGACTTTAAATAAGCAGGAAAAATATTTTGCAGTAATGTCTTCATTCTAGAGACGATTTTTCTTCAGTATATCTTAATAGGAACTCATACGACCATGTTCCCTTTTTCCTATGTGTGTTCTTCTCACCTGATCTTCCCTCTCAAACCCAGGTGCCCTGCCGTATCCTCCCTCTCCCGCCCACGGAGACTGAGGCTCTGCAGATCCACTCATGtcctcacacagagacaaaacgCTACCAAGCAAGCCCTGCTCTGCTACACATGAGCCTGCAGAAGGAGAGAAGGGGTCCGAGATAGAGCAAGACCCCATGTTGTGACTACCGGGACTGGCAGAAACCTCCTGGACAGGAATAGGGTCTGGAGGCCTAGGGGGTGGAGGGGAGCTGGGGTTGGGGAATGATGGCTCCTCTGGAACAAAAGGCTctggaggaggaagaaaaacaaaaattgcaAGTTGACTCATCAGGCGCCTCTGGTTTCTGAGACATGATCACGGGTGTTTTGTGGGGATTTACTTTCAACATGAGCAAAGGCACAGAAGGGCCCTCTGGGACAGCTGCCACACTGCTGCATGTCATTGCACTTGGTGGATTTATAGATCtgtaaccaaaaaaacaaagacactgcTTCGCATCTTGGGTGATTTCCAGTCAAGTTCTATAAAATTTCCTCTAAAGGAGACAAACCTCTGGGTGGAACTGTTGTTCTGTTCTCGTGTGGCAGTACTGACATGACTCAGCTCCCTCACATTTACTGGGATCTCCCCACTCTTCACTTTGCTTCACCGCAGGACATGGCAACGCTCTGCGGTGgtaagaaacaaacaacaattTACTTAAACATTTGAGCCCCCAATTGAGCAACAACAATAGCCTCATGTTTAAATGCCTTCTTTCTTTAGCACAATGAAACAGAGCACCTGTATTTGTGCTTGTGTGGGCTGCGTCTCCTGTCTTTGCTGTTGTGATAATACGGACAGGCATAACCTTGACGACACAGGCGAGGTGGTTTCTTACAGAGCTCTGTCTTGTAATGGGACAGCACGTAGTCATTATCTGAGGAGACACAGAGAAGAGAGGAAAGACACAGTGAAGCAGGCAGACTGTAAGGGCAGGTCAGGGAAATTAGGTAAAAATATTTGACCTTACAGCAACTGGAAATCTACAGAAACAGACAATCTCAAAATACAGCCCAATATGGATGGTGATTGGACCTGAAAGGATTCAAGACTTGTTCAAACCTGTATGTTATCATGACCTTTGAAAAACTGATATATACAtttaattaaagcaaaaaacatgtttttaaataacatttaagaggttttttaaaaacacaacctaATTTACTTCACACCTGTAAGCTCTGTTTAACAAAGGGCATCATATCAGATTTCTAAAAGGATACAACAGAGTTTTGGAAACTGAAATCTCTGCAGAAGATTAGAAAGTTACAGTTTGTGCTGTAACTCAGACTAACCCATTGGAATAGGTTCATGCAAACATGCATAACTCCAACCAAGTTGAATTGTTGCAAAAACACTATAGCAGACATATGTTAATAAATGTACACAAGCTAAGGTAATCCTGTTTTTCATGTTcttatgagaaaaaaaactgcagagaaCCAGTTCCTAGTAGTCCAGTTATTTGTAAATGTTAGTCTGTCTGCTTATCGGTTCCACTTGCACTGatgctacaatcagctgatttcagttcatgtaTTGGAGGAAAATAGTGGCACAGTCTACAGCATGGATATttgcattatgctgctaacacaacttcagctctttgcaagcatctgcacagacagcatgctaacgctaagctagctaaGAACCCATGGTGACGttaaagcagagtgagtgctgaCCCCAGCCCACCAGCCAGACCCTAAGCTTCAACAAGTaaactgatgagcagtcaggctacAGCCTCTGTTTCTACCTCTTCATGCTTCTAGAATCACTGTGGTGATCCCTTTAAGACTccgtgtgctggttttcatctttgctttgtgttctaTTAAGAGAGGGTTTGTGTAATACTAAGAAAATGATCTACAGCTACTAGCTACagccccacacaccaacacaatcCATATCCTAATGACTACACACGTATGACCTTTCTCTTAGTACTTAGGTAGGAACACAAAGCCGATAGTACATAGCAAAGATTGAGCAGtgagctgtttttctgcctgaATTCCTCCTGAAGTGGTGTTCCAGATGTTACCTTGCCAGCGTGGCTCCTCACTCAAGATCTTCTCTATGAGGGCTGTACTCGCTGCCTGTCCCGACTGCCCatctcctccacctccttcCGTGGTCCCTGAGCCTCCTTGAGACTCCATCACCTGCATTTCCCTGTGTAGCacgtaatgagaaaaaaaactttgtcaacacacagccacacacataGAAACTACTTCAAAGATGGCTTCCATGTTTTATTTGGTGTACCTGATATCATAAACAGGGCTGCGCAGGTCATGTGATCCGTGAGCAAATGCACAGTGGGAGCCGTTCTTGCTGCAGTGGCCTTTTGCATCAGTTTCATGGATACACGATCCAGTTTTATAGTAGCGGAGATGGTACCTGCGCTCTGTGTCACCTGCTGTTCGATGCAGAAACGGGCACCTGGaatgtagaaaaataaaattcaaaaatggtaaattatttatttaaaggcaTGCAAATCATGCATGcctttaaaagtgttttttaattatGAACCATTTTGTATGGATAatacttcaaaaaaaaaaaaacaggtaaagaaaaacacacttcATAATTCTTTGTTTGTAGGAACTGCTGCATGGATGTAAATGGGATCGTCAGATGTTTTAAGCACACAACATTTAAAGCATACTTTTGTATTCTGATTTGAAGCTCAAATCACAAAATATATACCCTTTGCACCTTTATCCATGGGTGCCAACCAGGACTGGACTGGTAATCAGGCATgacatgtaaatataattttttatgttttttgtgtccatatacacacagcacacaggtCGGCTTGATGGGCCGATGTGCACCCTAACCCTATCCTACAAGCACTGACAGCAGCCCATTGGTTCATTTTTATTAGAATTTGGATTGCCCCATCACTGGCTCTCCCCTACCTTCCCTGTGGACCCTTGCACCTTGTAGAACAGAGTTTAGTGTGGAAGAAGTAGTTCATAAAGATGGCTAAACAAAAGGTAAAGCATGGAGCTGAAAGGctgagggagaaaaagaaagagaaacaagaaATAAAGGCAACAAAATGTGCCAAAGTAAGCAATATGTTAGCAGCTCCACCGTCAGTAGTACCAGCAACAACTAGTAAGAAGTCCTCGCAGTCACAAACAGTTGCTGTTGCAAGCTTTGGAGAAGTGTAAGAGGAGGGACATCAGTCCCAAAAAGAGACTTATGAAGAGACAGAGGAAGGTGTCTGTAGTAAGAAAATAGGTGGCGGGACATAATTACGTAAAATAAATGGCTACTTTGACCACAACTAACCACAACTAAGATGCCATTATATGATGGGCTGCCTGAACCAAAAATGTCACAGAACAGGAATCATGTTGCAGCCTTTAGATCTCCATTTTCTTTGTTAATATTAACAAAGATGGATTGTCATTGTGAGGATTGAGGATTGTACAGCACATTTCATTGGAGGGAGACCCTCAGAGTGAGAGAACAGGTGCTAAAGCATCTACTAGATATGCATCCATACGGTTTTGGCCCATTTTTGTTCCGAATTACCACTTTGATGCCTTTAATGGAGATAATAAAGGTCTATTGACATTCAGAGACCTACACAATTGCACAATACGTTTCATAAAGAACTTGAATTTGACATTCTCCTGACAGATTAAACTTGAAAGGGCtgctaaaacaacaacaaacctgAAAACGTGGACATTTAGTTAAATACTACATCTTTCTGTTTAAATTAACCTTACAGAGACTATACATACCCCTAATATAGACCTTCCCAGACATGGTGTGGTCACTTATgccattcaaaaacaaaactgcccCCTTACACAAAtccctgtttttgtttctgttctaAGTATAATCAAGGCAAACATCTTGTGCTAAACTGAAGCCTTTGTTACACTCACTCATCTCCGTCGGGGCAGGTGCCTGTTCCCTCATCATATTTGGTACAGTAAACATCTGGGCTGTAGTTGAAGGTTCCGTCCCGTCTGCGTATTGGTCTGCGGCGTCGCTGGTTCAGGAAGTGCCAGTGGAAACAGGAAAAAGGACGGTGCTGTGTACATTTATGTTGTACGAACAGGGGACACTGCTCCGTTCTAAACTCCTTCAGATATCTGGGAAAGAGGTGAGCAGCGAGAGAGACTGAAATAAGTTGTTGTACGGTGTCACCATATTTTGAAGTGGCCTACACAAATAGGAATATATTAATATCATTGAGTTTTTCACGAAGATAATCTCATAATCTCAGCAAAATTCCTCAcggagatgggttttttttgtatatgtaCACTTTCACTAAACAAAGTGCCGtgagacacacacaacaaagcacttAAACGATGCTCCACCGTACAGCCTGTAAGAAATGGCTACTGTTACTGTCCAACGTTAGGCCTCTTTATGGAGACCTACAGCGCTAAATAAGCACATTATTTGCTTTGTCCATTTTAAGCACGTTTACTATTCATGGAGTTtccttaaatacattttaacagTTGCTT
Encoded proteins:
- the unk gene encoding RING finger protein unkempt homolog, which produces MSKTYPQPPSSSVATTAGGPSSSSSSSSAGGSTSPATVLNVQPEKPQHYTYLKEFRTEQCPLFVQHKCTQHRPFSCFHWHFLNQRRRRPIRRRDGTFNYSPDVYCTKYDEGTGTCPDGDECPFLHRTAGDTERRYHLRYYKTGSCIHETDAKGHCSKNGSHCAFAHGSHDLRSPVYDIREMQVMESQGGSGTTEGGGGDGQSGQAASTALIEKILSEEPRWQDNDYVLSHYKTELCKKPPRLCRQGYACPYYHNSKDRRRSPHKHKYRALPCPAVKQSEEWGDPSKCEGAESCQYCHTRTEQQFHPEIYKSTKCNDMQQCGSCPRGPFCAFAHVEKPFVPEEPSFPNPSSPPPPRPPDPIPVQEVSASPGSHNMGSCSISDPFSPSAGSCVAEQGLLGSVLSLCEDMSGSAEPQSPWAGEGGYGRAPGFEREDQAKQRGFALEQRHRELASTQNKQDLQVFLPVGSPLSLSSSIPSSLAATPPSPAPLGPPGSSISSGMNANALPFYPTSETVESVVESALDDLDLNDFGVSALERSLESSSALPSVGVMLGGSQLQSSAPVNIPGSFSSSAAFSSPSPSPPVRPHASPFFSTHLSQPGQSESSFLGPSHSSLGLNGMSTNIWEHFPSGQGSPGTPPTLLPSAPCAETSRLKQELEEAHRTLKHWGHSWRHTAQSFAALKADAEESRAHATRLAVEAERARQAEEEAQRQATLLQEALESLRSGDNPHLSLHQLQLLHRLPLESVLSLQAQLCTCLHAVEQVVYRKQRQCCVTCGEQGSVSLPCGHGLQCESCSTSTDCPLCPEQSLEQQLS